The window TCTCTGAACTCATCTTCTTTACTTCTGAGGCAAACACGGCCTCTGGCGCAGCTGTCGAGTCTATACAGTTAGCCTGTTTGTGTGAAATTGAAAGATGTTTCAATATTGGACATTCAGTTGTCCTGAAATTAATTTCAAATCTAGTTGGAAAACTAACTTAAAATCCTAATGAAACTAGCAAATCAAAACCAGGACCACAACAAACATCTTGCATAGCATTACAAACATAACCTGTTCAATGTCAAGAAGCCAATAAATTGTGGGTACCTTTATGGAGATGACAAAATGTCCGCCGTTCTTCAGGAAGTTATGAGCATTCAAAGCAACAATCCTAGTCTGGTCTGGCTGGGCAACATCAGCGAAAATGACATCCACCATGCCTGAAAATGAACACGACCAAAATGAGCTCAATATAAAAATTCTCAACATGATCGCCTTATGGAGCATGCACTAAAAACAATTAGCTTGAAACGGAATTAGTCCAAACATCACAAAATCTTTGACGTCTACTCACCAACCAACATTCTGTACTTGTGTGGGTGACGAGCATCTTCAATGATGGGAATGATGTTGGTGCGTTTCTTTGCCACGTTAAGAAGATCACGACCTGATCTGTGAGAAAACTCTACAGCATACACCAGCCCTTCCTGCAACACAATGTGTAGGATGCATGGATTAATGTAGGGGGAAAAATTATTCAAAGAACTTCGATGGTATTGAAGGTTCAATCATTGAACATATcaagttttcagtgtaaatatatttgaataataggtttctacaggtatcagcaaatctaATTTAATGCCACTTTTAATGCCACGTTAAATTTAATGCCCATCCCCAACAGCATACTTTCACATACACAAATTGtaagtaattactttttaacccatcaccgatatcccgatatggcccaactccaaaaatccaataccgatatatgcggtcgtggactaaGCCATAAAATGTTAACTGTGTTGTGATGCCAcactggatactttaataatgataaatgtaagaacttcaaggttttccaatagGCATTCTGTGAAATGCAAACATCACTTTTTTTTGGAGCAATTGCCAATAATCTGGctcaaaaatacaaaacaaagccACAAAGCTTCATAACAGTGAATGAgtgaattcattatttttcaattatttatcattcaTTTCCCTTTGCatcatgaatgcaaatgatctgctcacataacaaatgccagacatcttagtttggagacatctaatggtcaataagcatagctgctgtgctaaactgtgaccagcctttgtacaaaggcagaaggcttctcccttcactttaaagtgcatgggcggtttgccgatccgcgaagacaatcgacaactcagtcatcatgtcaaataatccaggcgagttatgtgtgattttccgcttcgaagactttgaaacatcactcggttcgggttagcatgtcggctagctgtcacgccttttggtttgtttacattctcagaagccggggaagggaaatgacatacagtatgtccgattcaggtgtcataaaatatcggtcgggaggtgcgacagtaaaggtgaagtcgacagttttgaccattatggagtaattttgccatgtcgtcctgaataaatgcatttttattatttcataatcCATTTaggacaagactgttatttgtgtcatgaccatgccgtttatttaggaattggggaaaatacttggataaaaagaatatcttgtaaaaatattgaagtaaagagacagaaacaatgacattttgcagctctcttcgtcgcgttttcctcgttttgAATAGTTCCCTCtcgacaggctgactggtccgtctcaagccatttatatagctattggggataaatacttggataaaaagaatatcctgtaaaaatattggagtagagagactgaaacaatgacgttttgcggctctcttcgtcgcgttttcctcgttctgaataattctctcaatgggctgaatagtaaaaccgatgagcccagtctaccgctgacgtcatccacctgttggggacgctaaagccctataatggtaggcgtggctaatcagcagattaaaagactaatttctcgtcatctgcgctctgctaaattgttgtatatagtcgaatcgtctcaaaatatgattctaattcacataatgcaatttaagactttttttctcacgtcatatgctctttaagggcaACATGCATACTAGcccaaaaccgatgtcgatGTTATccgatataatttttaaatgcttttattggccgatattatcagacaactctaacattttagtttaatgctttttaatgacacAGATAAAAACCCTGAACAAGAAAATCTGAACAAATTATGTGGGGATGCATTGCACCCTCATGGTTcctacaaattttgcagcattttcttttgtatattttgcagtttttcagTTTTGCCAATTTGGGTCCCCCCCTCATTGTTCTTTTATGTTTTCGCAGTTTTTTGGACCATATGGTGCAATTTTTTGCGTGTTCCATGTACCCACCCCCCCCCGGACTTTTGCGtgctttattgaattttttccggttttggcttttttttcccctcgtgtttttgtgtgtacagtggtacctctacttacgaacataTCTACATACGGAactttcaggttacgacacgcctcaacaagaatttttttttttttaaattcaggatacgaaagggaaAAATACCGTATGGGctgctactcgcagctcccagagtttactgagcgtaacatacttatagaccctacccaccgacgtcacaaaaccacgtgctcgctgtatggttccgcccacttgtccgtcattttgtctctgtattagcattggtttcaattgatcgaggaatttaaaatgcatttcatggaagacccggtgctttctgatgccgtaaactcactggatgtgttgcataaaaggagttatgtggaaaagcttcgttctatacagtcgccagatccatatttgatgcccaaatcgatgtttttcgacccactgtcttcgccctgtctgcctgacatctgctacgctgatatttacaattatcttgtccacacaaaatcagcctattctcacgaaaatttgaaaaacttcaagagcttggacgcttataaatacttcgttgctgattaggtgaaacaggtcctcgtccacgaaaattcagcaggaatctatcttgtgcttggaaaggtgagttacgaaattttcaattcaaaatcttttgttcttgctaacatccgctgtcaagtctaatgtatttgtcatttgtcaatggagctagggcttttaatgtttatatggtttagcgacagcactctcacgacatacatacgtgtatgttgtcggcgattagcctagcaatgatcttaattgtggttgtcagcccaaaaccctctaaatatatattaaatgcatcttaccagatataaaatgactactacataatctgtggtaatcgtttggagcccagttttctcgtcgaattgcagcagcccatctcgctctctcctctccgtgtctctcggaatccggtagaacttcaagtctctccgtctatcttctctgttattgcaaccgaccgccacacacgccttcaccattttgattattaatgttaacgagcagaaaaacacgccgtaaataggaggaatgtacgtagccgtaacaggtcaacacgatgtgttgacggacaagtgggcggcaccagtcaggagagcggagttgtgacgtcacgtgggtagggtctatagctgctctgccagtggctattgcctagcatcttcctgacatccaattggctaagagggacctctactggatgtgtgtatcccagcgtcctcctcATTCGCCATCAGGTGTTCTGACAGCTTAACGGGagtttaacttttattctttttttacactatgctctcatttttgtttgttgtgcaataatctaaatgtaacttgtatttgttacatattttgatgcatttttatgctttatataagatttatgtgtgaattttgaaaaaaaaaaacgcatctcTACGTATGGAATTTTCAGATtacaaaactacttccagaactgaTTAATTTCTAATAtagtggtaccactgtatttattttgagCACAACAAACTTtctaatatacaaaaaaaatatgataTGACTGAACAACAACTGAAAACACTATTGCTTGTAAAATTAATCATAGGGCTAAACTATTTactattaattagggctgtcaaacgattaaaattttgaatcgagttaattacagcttaaaaattaattaatcgtaattaatcgcaattaatcgcaattcaaaccatctataaaatatgccatatttttctgtaaattatatatatattctgtaaaataaattgttgtaatggaaagataagacaagatggatatatacattcaacatacggtacataaaaactgtagtgggcatttcactctactgtcatttaaatctgtctatgctgtcctcactctgaagcgtctactttttccaaagctagacagctagtgaacgacgccttaataagtagacttctttctttttcatctgatttattaataaaatggcctcaaaccattgtcctcttcagaccgtcgtaaaactacaaaaagtacacaagcattgcattagcaacattagcttagcacgctatacaggttcactaaacataaacaaaaagagtctcatacaaaaaatataacatttcgcttactaatatTATATGtaaattctttacaacaaccatacttacggacaaatcttgtccaaggatcatataagcacaacatatttagcccgagacgtcgtgcagccataatgaactggcaagaaaacaataaaccatgtcgcaaagcgaccacaagagttcgctgttggacagcacaaaaagccttgctgtaaaacttaccaaaaggcagaatactttctgagcgggacatgtgcgttaattgcgtcaaatattttaacgtgattaattaaaaaaattaattaccgcgcgttaacgcgataattttgacagcccttctaTTAATACTATTCACTATAGAAAATAGTAGCACCACCACCAGTAGCAAGGCtactggaaggctctgttgtagggaacctaatgaactttttatctaaaatactcctaaatcgtcaaattcttgacttgaatctatctttaaatgatgaaaccgttttaaaactgacatgtcaaaagtagacataagggaaattatggaataacgggagcaattttaacaactttaacggttgattcacaacattaaattgtagtttaaagctgctgatacagaacggGGACTTgagttttatttagtttttaacttgatactaaaatagtagtttggttagtagtttggtttagcatgagaggatttttgaagaactttGGAACTAATGcgcgaaacattaaaaggggggttgcatcaataattgatttcTAATCGAatggtagcctctgaatcgtaacagaattaggagtgggaacctcttggtacctcacgatacgttaCGctctacaaagctcacgataacgatgatctgacgatatggcgatacaacgattattgatacattattctagaatgatttcctgaccattctacaaacaacagaaaaacaagcttctgctgtggattggaatgagttcatcactagtagacgtccaatgcacATGAACTGGGACGGTGGCAGcgaaatgttcattcgctgttatccctcccacttgaaacggattgaacgtctatggccgtcagtggcagccaatgccaggcaatgaggtaattttgggctatttaaggtcatttacctgttgattttcagttactgcctgttgattttgggtcacttccttttattTTGAGttccagaacaggaagtgacctgggaatcacccaaatgaataggcagtgactcaaactcaacagaaaatgacctgtaaatgccctgaaaatcggacagaaggaCTGAATTATCtggtttgaatgaacgaacattcccagtctaaatggattcagcgtcgtgcaccgtcaattaGGGCTGCTgctgtcgattattttagtagtcgattaatcgatgaactagttagttctaaTAATCGAGTAagcagataaggaacatgaaaaattcaaatacctgagctgagcctcaaacagtataaaaagagataaataaggatctatgtacaacaaaaggacaattggctaacttacatagccaaagtccgctagcttaaatgctattaaaatgCTAATGCCCCCccccacaatgctcttaacaaatggttacgaaacattcccacaaaaaatggctaaatatacctataaactaaattaggaatgcattaaaaaacattagctcaatttAGCTTATgtaggtcttaacatggagaagctggattcaaccatgtgaaatgaggcagactagagggcagtgtatccacccaaatcagtactaaatgcaaacactttcaaaataaaccattaaaacgccactttaattaaacgaatactcgaagcagaaaaatttaattcgaatcttttttctaatcgaatactccagttaatcgattaatcgttgcagcactacggtcaatgcagccttagagttaacagacactattatggtggaagattttggtagcaacttgttggttccttttatttatttattttttagacattgacacctttttaaaaccttatctcgattcttggcaggagaatATCGATAACATTCTGGGAtagaaagtatcacgatatatcaccatttcgatattttgtcacacccctaaatagaatcgttaggtgccccaagattcccacctctaacttTTACAGACGCATTTAGGGTCACAGCCAAGTtcatacaaaacaaaacaaaaagacaaaaatat of the Corythoichthys intestinalis isolate RoL2023-P3 unplaced genomic scaffold, ASM3026506v1 HiC_scaffold_109, whole genome shotgun sequence genome contains:
- the LOC130911085 gene encoding rRNA 2'-O-methyltransferase fibrillarin yields the protein EGLVYAVEFSHRSGRDLLNVAKKRTNIIPIIEDARHPHKYRMLVGMVDVIFADVAQPDQTRIVALNAHNFLKNGGHFVISIKANCIDSTAAPEAVFASEVKKMSSENMKPLEQITLEPYERDHAVVVGIYRPPPKKKN